A stretch of DNA from Anaerolineae bacterium:
GCCCGGTGGAGCAGTTGAGGCCGATCACGTCGATGGGCAGCGCCTCCAACGTAGCCAGGGCGGCGTCGATCTCCGTCCCGAAGAGCATCCGGCCCGACACATCCAGCGTGACCTGCACCTGCAGTGGGATGCGTACGCCGGCGTCGGCAAAGTAGCGGTTGATACCGACGACGGCCGCCTTGACTTCCAGAATATCCTGGCTGGTTTCCACCAGCAGCAGGTCAGCGCCGCCTTCCACCAGGCCCTGCGCCTGCTCGTAGAAAAGATCGGCCAGCGCGTCGAAGGTGATGTTGCTCAGGTCGGGATCGTTGCCGCTAGGCAGCTTACCGGAGGGGCCGATGCTGCCAGCCACAAAGCGCGGGATGCCGGTCTCGGCAGTGAAGCGATCGCAAACCCGGCGGGCGATCTGGGCGGCAGCGCGGTTGATCTCCAGCACGCGCTCAGCCAGGCCGTATTCGCCCAGCGTCAGGCGGTTGGCGCGGAAGGTGTTGGTCTCCACTGCTTCTGCGCCGGCTGCCAGAAACGAAGCGTGAATAGCCTCAATCACATCCGGGCGGGTGATTGACAGGTAGTCGTTGCAGCCGTTGTACTGCTCCCCGCCGAAGTCGGCGGCGGTGAGGCCGCGCTGTTGGATGCTGGTACCCATTGCGCCATCAAAGATCACGACATGGTCGGCGATGGCGTCCAGATAACGGCGATTGGTGTAGGTCAGGGTGTGGCGGTGGGTCATAAACAATCTGTCTTCCTGTCAAGCCCTGGCGTAAGGGCGGTAGGCTCTGGTCGATTCTCACGGTTTTCGCGTTTATGGGTGCAGATCGTGATGAAGTCTGCCCCGTTCTGTGTGTAGTCGCACTGCGCCAGTCTGATTAAGCGTCGCCGATCGAGCAACGTATCCCTCTCCTGATTGCCCAAACACCGGCTCTGCCCTGAGTTCCTGTTACCCTATAGCCGCAGAGCAGCTTCCACCGCCAGCCAGAACAGCTTCTCACGGATGGTGGCGCGGTTGTTCCAGCGGCGCGAATCCCATTCCGCACCGCTGACGTCATCCCCGCCATACAGAATTTGCCCGAACTCAACACCCCGGAACCGGGCCACGGCAAAGAACGCCGCCGCTTCCATTTCTACGGTCAGGCAGCCCTCAGCCCGGCGGCGGGCGACCTTATCCGGTGTCTCACGGTAGATGGCGTCGGTCGTCCAGGTCTTGCCCTTCGTATAGTCTGCCCCTGCTGCATTCAATGCGGCTTCGATGGCGGCCACCGCCGCCGGGGAAGGGCTGACCTCACGACCCGGTGGCAGGTAGTGGTAGGACGTGCCCTCATCGCGGACTGCGCTGACCGGCACAACGAGGTGACCGACAACCAGGTCGCGCCGCAGCACACCCGCGCCGCCACAGGCAATGAACTTACTGACGCCCAGGGCGATCAGTTCCTCAAGGAAGCCCGCCGCCAGCGGCGCGCCCACACCGGGGTGGCACACGGCCAGCCGCTGCCCGTCGATAGTGATCTCGTAAAGTGGGTTGGGGCCGATTTCGCTGCGCAGGTTACGCAGGAGCCGGGTCTTTCCATCCCCACAGATGGCGGTGATCACCTCGTTAAAGAAGCATAGCACCCCCCGCTCCGGAACATCTATGCGCGCAATCAGCTTGCCCGGCTCCAGGATGGCCTGCGGGGTCGGATCGAACTCCAGGATCGGGTAGGGTTGTTCCACTGCTTTTGCCACCTTCCTGCTGCGTACTCTGCAACAAAAACGCTTCTCCGGGTCAGGGGAGAAGCGCGTACGTGACGGTGTGCGCGGTCTCATCTGCCCAGTTGCCTGGCCGGACTTGGCACCTACCCGGCGCTCCGGGGGTTGCCGCGGGTTCACAGGGCCGTTCCCTCCCCCGCTCGTGATGAGGCGTAATGCCACTCTATAGGGTTGTGCGGAGCATCGTAGCATATCTGAGCGAAGGCGTCAAGTTTTTTGTGCCCGGTCGGGCGCAGGCAACCGCACTTGAAGCATCGGGCGCTTTGCGCCTATAGTGTATCCAGACCGGGAACGGGGCGAAGGGTGGGGGGGATGCGGTCTGTGACAGAGGCAAGCAAGACCCGGGCGCGGCTCCGGTGGCTGGCGCTCACAGTGTGTCTGGCCGGGTTGACGCTGCCTGCGCTGGCCCAGGGGGGCGGGACGCCGTCCGCGCAGGGGATGCGCGTGGTAGGCGGGATGGGCGGCGTCACGCGGGCGATGGTCACGCTGCCGGATGGTGTGCTGCTGGCAGAGGGTGACGCGCTCCTGCAGCTCGACGAGACAGGCCGGACGTTACGGCGTGTGTTGCCGGGACGGGGGCAGGTGCAGGACCTGATCGTGCGCAGTGGGATGGTTTACCTGCTGACCGAACAGGGTCTGGCGCTGCTGGAGATGGCCGATCTGGTGGAACGCGGCTTCCTCCCCGGCGGCGGGCAGGCGCTGGCTGTCGCCGACTCTGCCGTCTATGTGGCGGCGCGGCAGGCCGGAATTCGGGTCGCTGTGTTCGACCGCCGCGATGGTCTGCGCGGACCGTGGCGCGAGATCGTCACCCCTGCTGCTGCCCGCGATCTGGCGGTTGATCCAGCCGGGCGGGTACTTTTCGTGGCGCTGGGCGAAGCTGGTGTGGCTCTCTACGATCTGGCTGACCCCGCACAGCCACAACTGGCGGCTCAACTGGCCGATGCTGTACCGGCCAGCACAGTGACTATTGAGGCCGGTCGACTCCTGGTCGGCTGCGACTACCGCCTCTTGATCTACAGTCTGGTCGATCCGCTCACGCCGCGCCTGCTGAGCATATACGACCCGCTGCATGATGGCGTTGATATTCTCCTCCGTCGGGAATGGGCCTATATTGCTGATCGCGCTGGAGGGCTGAAGCGCTACAACATCGCCGATCTGCGGGTACCGCGTTGGGAGGATGTGGTCTGGCCGGGAACGGTATACGCCCTGGCTGATGACGAGCGATATGTATACGCGGCAGCGGGGTGGGAGGGTGTGCTGGCCTTTGATGCCGGGCGGTTGGATGCACTGTCCCTGCGAGCACGGGCGCTC
This window harbors:
- a CDS encoding nucleoside phosphorylase, whose product is MRPRTPSRTRFSPDPEKRFCCRVRSRKVAKAVEQPYPILEFDPTPQAILEPGKLIARIDVPERGVLCFFNEVITAICGDGKTRLLRNLRSEIGPNPLYEITIDGQRLAVCHPGVGAPLAAGFLEELIALGVSKFIACGGAGVLRRDLVVGHLVVPVSAVRDEGTSYHYLPPGREVSPSPAAVAAIEAALNAAGADYTKGKTWTTDAIYRETPDKVARRRAEGCLTVEMEAAAFFAVARFRGVEFGQILYGGDDVSGAEWDSRRWNNRATIREKLFWLAVEAALRL